A region of Streptomyces deccanensis DNA encodes the following proteins:
- the ftsW gene encoding putative lipid II flippase FtsW, whose product MPSSRTSRAPLQRVTRRPPVSRPPRENPLRRLHTRARKAWDRPLTAYYLILGGSLLITVLGLVMVYSASQITALQKSLPGTFFFRKQFLAASIGTLLLLVASRMPVKLHRALAYPILAGCVFLMALVQVPGIGQSINGNQNWIAVGGSFQIQPSEFGKLALVLWGADLLARKEDKRLLTQWKHMLVPLVPVAFMLLGLIMLGGDMGTAIILTAILFGLLWLAGAPTRMFVGVLSIAGLIGFVLIRTSENRMARLACIGATEPRTDGADCWQAVHGIYALASGGIFGSGLGASVEKWGQLPEAHTDFIFAVTGEELGLAGTLSVLALFAALGYAGIRVAGRTEDPFVRYAAGGVTTWITAQAVINIGAVLGLLPIAGVPLPLFSYGGSALLPTMFAIGLLIAFARDEPAARAALAMRQPRFGRKRGGGPSGPGRWNTMRRRVSARSSGER is encoded by the coding sequence CGTCTCCCGGCCGCCGCGCGAGAACCCCCTGCGGCGGCTGCACACACGGGCGCGCAAGGCCTGGGACCGGCCGCTGACCGCCTACTACCTGATCCTCGGCGGCAGCCTGCTGATCACCGTGCTGGGGCTGGTGATGGTCTACTCGGCCTCCCAGATCACCGCCCTGCAGAAGTCGCTGCCCGGCACCTTCTTCTTCCGCAAACAGTTCCTCGCGGCCTCGATCGGCACCCTGCTGCTGCTCGTGGCCTCGCGGATGCCGGTCAAGCTGCACCGCGCGCTGGCGTACCCGATCCTGGCCGGCTGTGTGTTCCTGATGGCCCTGGTTCAAGTGCCCGGGATAGGGCAGTCGATCAACGGCAACCAGAACTGGATCGCCGTCGGCGGCTCCTTCCAGATCCAGCCCAGCGAGTTCGGCAAGCTGGCGCTCGTGCTGTGGGGCGCCGACCTGCTGGCCCGCAAGGAGGACAAGCGGCTGCTGACACAGTGGAAGCACATGCTGGTGCCGCTCGTTCCGGTGGCGTTCATGCTGCTCGGGCTGATCATGCTCGGCGGCGACATGGGCACCGCAATCATTCTCACGGCGATCCTGTTCGGCCTGCTGTGGCTGGCCGGGGCGCCCACGCGGATGTTCGTGGGCGTGCTGTCCATCGCCGGACTCATCGGGTTCGTCCTGATCAGGACCAGCGAGAACCGTATGGCCCGCCTGGCCTGCATCGGAGCCACCGAACCCCGCACGGACGGCGCCGACTGCTGGCAGGCCGTGCACGGCATCTACGCCCTGGCATCGGGCGGAATCTTCGGCTCCGGGCTCGGTGCCAGTGTGGAAAAATGGGGCCAACTCCCGGAAGCGCACACCGACTTCATCTTCGCCGTCACCGGTGAGGAACTGGGCCTCGCGGGGACGCTGTCGGTGCTCGCCCTCTTCGCGGCTCTAGGCTATGCGGGTATCCGCGTGGCCGGGCGCACGGAGGACCCCTTCGTCAGGTATGCCGCGGGAGGCGTGACCACCTGGATCACCGCGCAAGCGGTGATCAACATCGGTGCGGTGCTCGGTCTGCTGCCGATCGCCGGAGTCCCGCTCCCGCTGTTCTCCTACGGGGGATCCGCCCTGCTTCCGACCATGTTCGCCATCGGGTTGCTGATCGCCTTCGCGCGCGACGAGCCCGCTGCGCGGGCGGCGCTTGCGATGCGGCAGCCCCGCTTTGGTAGAAAGCGTGGCGGCGGCCCTTCGGGGCCCGGGAGATGGAACACGATGCGACGGCGTGTCTCGGCACGTTCGTCCGGAGAGCGGTGA